A portion of the Girardinichthys multiradiatus isolate DD_20200921_A chromosome 23, DD_fGirMul_XY1, whole genome shotgun sequence genome contains these proteins:
- the gabrb2a gene encoding gamma-aminobutyric acid receptor subunit beta-2a isoform X4 has translation MAAASLIVVALICLIGLANAQRSEKMYSDILDRLLDGYDNRLRPGSGGGITEVKTDIFVTSFGPVSDVEMEFTMDMFFRQMWVDERLKFDGPIEILRLNNRMVDKIWTPDTFFRNSKKSFSHNMTTPNKLFRIMQNGTVFYTMRLTIIADCPMRLTDFPMDGHACPLRFGSYAYTNNEIIFTWRKGLAGSVECPKESMSLLQYDLVGQILSSEIMKSNTGHYSVQVVHFLLQRKLGYYLIQTYIPLIMIVVLSQVSFWINKESVPARTVAGITTVLTMTTLSISARQSLPKVAYATAMDWFIAVCFAFVASALVEFAAVNYFATLQVNRLEKQRARQERLEVLATGSDDDDTISMDNSLRKGLKKRNCSVSCSEPGDIPPVPSFLQQGLAFPQIPQLGRTSPIDLYARVLFPLIFALFNSGYWCFYLTKDTMEWAMDMHLEN, from the exons ATGGCTGCTGCCTCTCTAATTGTGGTTGCTTTAATCTGCTTGATTGG TCTAGCTAACGCACAAAGAAGTGAAAAGATGTACTCAGACATTTTGGATAGACTTTTGGATGGTTATGACAACAGACTGCGACCCGGTTCAGGAG GTGGTATTACAGAGGTGAAAACAGACATCTTTGTTACCAGCTTTGGGCCTGTTTCAGATGTTGAGATG GAATTCACCATGgacatgttcttccgtcagatGTGGGTTGATGAGCGGCTGAAGTTTGATGGCCCTATTGAAATTTTACGTCTTAACAACCGTATGGTGGACAAGATTTGGACACCAGACACCTTCTTTAGAAATTCAAAGAAGTCCTTTTCCCATAACATGACCACACCCAATAAGCTCTTCCGCATAATGCAGAATGGGACCGTCTTCTACACCATGAG ACTAACGATCATTGCAGACTGTCCAATGAGGCTCACGGATTTCCCCATGGATGGCCACGCCTGTCCTCTCAGGTTTGGAAGCT ATGCCTACACCAacaatgaaattattttcacCTGGAGGAAGGGACTGGCTGGGTCTGTCGAATGTCCAAAAGAGTCGATGAGTCTTCTACAGTACGATCTGGTGGGACAGATCTTGTCCAGTGAGATAATGAAGTCAAACACAG GTCACTATTCTGTGCAGGTGGTCCATTTCCTTCTCCAGAGAAAGCTCGGTTACTACCTCATACAGACCTATATCCCTCTCATCATGATTGTCGTGCTGTCGCAAGTCTCGTTCTGGATCAACAAAGAGTCCGTTCCGGCGCGTACAGTCGCTG GGATCACCACGGTGCTGACCATGACCACCTTGAGCATCAGTGCCCGGCAGTCTTTGCCCAAAGTTGCCTATGCCACAGCCATGGACTGGTTTATTGCTGTATGTTTTGCCTTCGTGGCCTCCGCCCTCGTTGAATTTGCAGCAGTGAACTACTTTGCCACCTTGCAGGTAAACCGCCTGGAGAAACAGAGAGCCAGACAAGAGCGGCTTGAGGTGCTGGCCACCGGCAGTGACGATGATGACACAATTTCT ATGGACAACAGCCTTCGAAAAGGCCTGAAGAAGAGAAACTGCTCAGTGAGCTGCAGTGAGCCTGGAGATATTCCCCCAGTGCCCAGTTTCCTCCAGCAGGGTTTGGCTTTTCCTCAAATCCCCCAGCTTGGCAGAACAAGCCCGATTGACCTCTACGCCCGCGTCCTCTTTCCCCTGATCTTTGCCCTTTTTAACTCTGGGTATTGGTGCTTCTACCTGACCAAAGACACCATGGAGTGGGCAAT GGACATGCATCTGGAAAACTAG
- the gabrb2a gene encoding gamma-aminobutyric acid receptor subunit beta-2a isoform X3: protein MAAASLIVVALICLIGLANAQRSEKMYSDILDRLLDGYDNRLRPGSGGGITEVKTDIFVTSFGPVSDVEMEFTMDMFFRQMWVDERLKFDGPIEILRLNNRMVDKIWTPDTFFRNSKKSFSHNMTTPNKLFRIMQNGTVFYTMRLTIIADCPMRLTDFPMDGHACPLRFGSYAYTNNEIIFTWRKGLAGSVECPKESMSLLQYDLVGQILSSEIMKSNTGHYSVQVVHFLLQRKLGYYLIQTYIPLIMIVVLSQVSFWINKESVPARTVAGITTVLTMTTLSISARQSLPKVAYATAMDWFIAVCFAFVASALVEFAAVNYFATLQVNRLEKQRARQERLEVLATGSDDDDTISMDNSLRKGLKKRNCSVSCSEPGDIPPVPSFLQQGLAFPQIPQLGRTSPIDLYARVLFPLIFALFNSGYWCFYLTKDTMEWAIERLHGEHGSSCSTSVPWYALSLRCYF, encoded by the exons ATGGCTGCTGCCTCTCTAATTGTGGTTGCTTTAATCTGCTTGATTGG TCTAGCTAACGCACAAAGAAGTGAAAAGATGTACTCAGACATTTTGGATAGACTTTTGGATGGTTATGACAACAGACTGCGACCCGGTTCAGGAG GTGGTATTACAGAGGTGAAAACAGACATCTTTGTTACCAGCTTTGGGCCTGTTTCAGATGTTGAGATG GAATTCACCATGgacatgttcttccgtcagatGTGGGTTGATGAGCGGCTGAAGTTTGATGGCCCTATTGAAATTTTACGTCTTAACAACCGTATGGTGGACAAGATTTGGACACCAGACACCTTCTTTAGAAATTCAAAGAAGTCCTTTTCCCATAACATGACCACACCCAATAAGCTCTTCCGCATAATGCAGAATGGGACCGTCTTCTACACCATGAG ACTAACGATCATTGCAGACTGTCCAATGAGGCTCACGGATTTCCCCATGGATGGCCACGCCTGTCCTCTCAGGTTTGGAAGCT ATGCCTACACCAacaatgaaattattttcacCTGGAGGAAGGGACTGGCTGGGTCTGTCGAATGTCCAAAAGAGTCGATGAGTCTTCTACAGTACGATCTGGTGGGACAGATCTTGTCCAGTGAGATAATGAAGTCAAACACAG GTCACTATTCTGTGCAGGTGGTCCATTTCCTTCTCCAGAGAAAGCTCGGTTACTACCTCATACAGACCTATATCCCTCTCATCATGATTGTCGTGCTGTCGCAAGTCTCGTTCTGGATCAACAAAGAGTCCGTTCCGGCGCGTACAGTCGCTG GGATCACCACGGTGCTGACCATGACCACCTTGAGCATCAGTGCCCGGCAGTCTTTGCCCAAAGTTGCCTATGCCACAGCCATGGACTGGTTTATTGCTGTATGTTTTGCCTTCGTGGCCTCCGCCCTCGTTGAATTTGCAGCAGTGAACTACTTTGCCACCTTGCAGGTAAACCGCCTGGAGAAACAGAGAGCCAGACAAGAGCGGCTTGAGGTGCTGGCCACCGGCAGTGACGATGATGACACAATTTCT ATGGACAACAGCCTTCGAAAAGGCCTGAAGAAGAGAAACTGCTCAGTGAGCTGCAGTGAGCCTGGAGATATTCCCCCAGTGCCCAGTTTCCTCCAGCAGGGTTTGGCTTTTCCTCAAATCCCCCAGCTTGGCAGAACAAGCCCGATTGACCTCTACGCCCGCGTCCTCTTTCCCCTGATCTTTGCCCTTTTTAACTCTGGGTATTGGTGCTTCTACCTGACCAAAGACACCATGGAGTGGGCAAT AGAGAGATTACATGGAGAGCATGGGAGCAGCTGCAGCACATCCGTTCCCTGGTATGCTCTGTCTTTGCGCTGCTACttttga
- the gabrb2a gene encoding gamma-aminobutyric acid receptor subunit beta-2a isoform X5: MAAASLIVVALICLIGLANAQRSEKMYSDILDRLLDGYDNRLRPGSGGGITEVKTDIFVTSFGPVSDVEMEFTMDMFFRQMWVDERLKFDGPIEILRLNNRMVDKIWTPDTFFRNSKKSFSHNMTTPNKLFRIMQNGTVFYTMRLTIIADCPMRLTDFPMDGHACPLRFGSYAYTNNEIIFTWRKGLAGSVECPKESMSLLQYDLVGQILSSEIMKSNTGHYSVQVVHFLLQRKLGYYLIQTYIPLIMIVVLSQVSFWINKESVPARTVAGITTVLTMTTLSISARQSLPKVAYATAMDWFIAVCFAFVASALVEFAAVNYFATLQVNRLEKQRARQERLEVLATGSDDDDTISMDNSLRKGLKKRNCSVSCSEPGDIPPVPSFLQQGLAFPQIPQLGRTSPIDLYARVLFPLIFALFNSGYWCFYLTKDTMEWAM, translated from the exons ATGGCTGCTGCCTCTCTAATTGTGGTTGCTTTAATCTGCTTGATTGG TCTAGCTAACGCACAAAGAAGTGAAAAGATGTACTCAGACATTTTGGATAGACTTTTGGATGGTTATGACAACAGACTGCGACCCGGTTCAGGAG GTGGTATTACAGAGGTGAAAACAGACATCTTTGTTACCAGCTTTGGGCCTGTTTCAGATGTTGAGATG GAATTCACCATGgacatgttcttccgtcagatGTGGGTTGATGAGCGGCTGAAGTTTGATGGCCCTATTGAAATTTTACGTCTTAACAACCGTATGGTGGACAAGATTTGGACACCAGACACCTTCTTTAGAAATTCAAAGAAGTCCTTTTCCCATAACATGACCACACCCAATAAGCTCTTCCGCATAATGCAGAATGGGACCGTCTTCTACACCATGAG ACTAACGATCATTGCAGACTGTCCAATGAGGCTCACGGATTTCCCCATGGATGGCCACGCCTGTCCTCTCAGGTTTGGAAGCT ATGCCTACACCAacaatgaaattattttcacCTGGAGGAAGGGACTGGCTGGGTCTGTCGAATGTCCAAAAGAGTCGATGAGTCTTCTACAGTACGATCTGGTGGGACAGATCTTGTCCAGTGAGATAATGAAGTCAAACACAG GTCACTATTCTGTGCAGGTGGTCCATTTCCTTCTCCAGAGAAAGCTCGGTTACTACCTCATACAGACCTATATCCCTCTCATCATGATTGTCGTGCTGTCGCAAGTCTCGTTCTGGATCAACAAAGAGTCCGTTCCGGCGCGTACAGTCGCTG GGATCACCACGGTGCTGACCATGACCACCTTGAGCATCAGTGCCCGGCAGTCTTTGCCCAAAGTTGCCTATGCCACAGCCATGGACTGGTTTATTGCTGTATGTTTTGCCTTCGTGGCCTCCGCCCTCGTTGAATTTGCAGCAGTGAACTACTTTGCCACCTTGCAGGTAAACCGCCTGGAGAAACAGAGAGCCAGACAAGAGCGGCTTGAGGTGCTGGCCACCGGCAGTGACGATGATGACACAATTTCT ATGGACAACAGCCTTCGAAAAGGCCTGAAGAAGAGAAACTGCTCAGTGAGCTGCAGTGAGCCTGGAGATATTCCCCCAGTGCCCAGTTTCCTCCAGCAGGGTTTGGCTTTTCCTCAAATCCCCCAGCTTGGCAGAACAAGCCCGATTGACCTCTACGCCCGCGTCCTCTTTCCCCTGATCTTTGCCCTTTTTAACTCTGGGTATTGGTGCTTCTACCTGACCAAAGACACCATGGAGTGGGCAATGTGA
- the nudcd2 gene encoding nudC domain-containing protein 2 encodes MSVHFEERSGVVPCKTSWGSWYQTMEEVFIEVHVPPGTSAKEVKCRLGSRDIELQVRGKEVFKGRLFDTTVSDEATWTLEDKCLIRIVLMKTNREAGNCWSSLLEGEYCANAWVQDQMQRKLTLERFQRENPGFDFSGAEISGNFAGGGPDFSSLQK; translated from the exons ATGTCGGTTCACTTTGAGGAGAGGAGCGGGGTCGTCCCCTGTAAGACATCGTGGGGGTCTTGGTACCAGACCATGGAGGAGGTCTTCATCGAAGTCCATGTGCCTCCCGGAACTTCTGCTAAAGAGGTGAAGTGCCGCTTAGGAAGCAGGGATATCGAGCTGCAGGTCAGAGGGAAGGAGGTATTCAAG GGAAGGTTGTTTGACACGACCGTGTCTGACGAGGCTACGTGGACGTTGG AGGACAAATGTCTCATTCGGATCGTCCTGATGAAGACAAACAGAGAAGCGGGGAACTGCTGGTCCTCGCTGCTGGAGGGCGAGTACTGTGCAAATGCCTGGGTCCAGGACCAGATGCAGAGAAAGCTCACGCTAGAGAGGTTCCAGAGAGAG AATCCTGGATTTGACTTCAGCGGAGCAGAGATTTCTGGGAATTTTGCTGGCGGAGGTCCGGATTTTTCCAGTTTACAGAAGTGA
- the ccng1 gene encoding cyclin-G1 — MIDTVTGTQAFAVRVKGLMDLEGRCQPKLTGLRLIETAQDNGLRMTTGLRELEVKDLLYLCRFFGFSSETFSLAVSLLDRFLSIMKIQPKHLPCVGLCCIYIAVKSSEDEKNVPLASDLIRISQNRFTVSDMIRMEKIIMEKLYWKVKAPTALHFLRLCHSHIQEQLAAECREILSIERLEAQLKACHCSFIFSKIKPSLLAFSLLYYEAQEEHDPEHVDQISEALKNLQKLLNVRDGDLLCVRELVGKCLAEYANTRCSRPNSQRLRWTISGRTARQLKHSYYKITHLPTIPESAC; from the exons ATGATTGACACAGTTACAGGAACACAGGCCTTTGCAGTTCGAGTGAAGGGCCTGATGGATCTGGAGGGCCGATGCCAACCAAAGCTCACTGGCTTGAGGCTCATCGAGACTGCCCAGGACAATGGCCTCAGGATGACCACCGGACTGCGAGAGCTGGAGGTGAAGGACCTGCTCTACCTCTGCAGGTTCTTTGGCTTTAGCTCAGAGACGTTCTCGTTGGCAGTCAGCTTATTAGATCGTTTCCTCTCCATAATGAAG ATTCAACCAAAGCACCTGCCATGTGTTGGCCTGTGCTGCATCTACATCGCTGTGAAGTCCTCAGAAGATGAGAAGAACGTGCCTCTGGCCAGCGATCTAATCCGCATTAGTCAGAACCGCTTTACGGTGTCTGACATGATAAGGATGGAGAAGATCATCATGGAAAAGCtctactggaaggtgaaggCTCCCACGGCCCTGCACTTTCTCCGCCTgtgtcacagccacatccaggaGCAGCTCGCTGCAGAGTG CAGGGAGATACTGAGCATTGAGAGACTGGAGGCGCAGCTCAAAGCCTGTCACTGCTCATTCATCTTCTCCAAAATCAAG CCATCTCTTCTTGCGTTTTCTCTGCTGTATTATGAGGCCCAGGAAGAGCATGACCCTGAGCATGTGGACCAAATATCAGAGGCCCTGAAAAATCTGCAGAAGCTGCTGAAT gtgagAGACGGAGACCTGTTGTGTGTAAGAGAGCTGGTCGGGAAGTGCCTGGCTGAATATGCCAACACCAGGTGCTCCAGACCAAACAGCCAGAGACTCCGCTGGACCATCTCCGGAAGAACCGCACGCCAGCTGAAGCACAGCTACTACAAGATCACTCATCTTCCTACCATCCCCGAGTCAGCCTGTTAA